A portion of the Physeter macrocephalus isolate SW-GA chromosome 15, ASM283717v5, whole genome shotgun sequence genome contains these proteins:
- the RPL30 gene encoding large ribosomal subunit protein eL30, which yields MVAAKKTKKSLESINSRLQLVMKSGKYVLGYKQTLKMIRHGKAKLVILANNCPALRKSEIEYYAMLAKTGVHHYSGNNIELGTACGKYYRVCTLAIIDPGDSDIIRSMPEQTGEK from the exons ATGGTGGCCGCAAAGAAAACG AAAAAGTCACTGGAGTCGATCAACTCTAGGCTCCAACTGGTTATGAAAAGTGGAAAGTACGTGCTGGGGTACAAGCAGACTCTGAAAATGATTCGACACGGCAAAGCGAAACTGGTCATCCTCGCCAACAACTGCCCAGCCTTGAG GAAATCTGAAATAGAGTATTATGCCATGTTGGCCAAAACTGGTGTCCATCACTACAGTGGCAATAATATTGAATTGGGCACAGCGTGTGGAAAATACTACAGAGTATGCACACTTGCTATCATTGATCCAG gtgattctgatatcaTTAGAAGCATGCCAGAACAGACTGGTGAAAAGTAA